The region TCGACCCGCTGCCGCCCGGCGCGGACGCCTACCTGCTGTGCGACGTCCTGCACGACTGGGACGACGAGCACGCCCACCTGGTGCTGGCCCGCTGCGCCGAGGCGGCCGGCCCGACCGGTCGCGTCCTGGTCCTCGAACCGGTCGGCGGCCGCCAGGCGGGCACCATCGGCGACCTGGCCATGCCGGCGATCTTCGGCGGTCGCGAGCGCCGGGTCGAGGAGTTCCGCGCGCCCGCCTCGGCCCACGGGCTGGTGCTCGACACCGTGACCGACCTGGCCGGCCGGTGCCTGCTGGAGTTCCACGCGGCCTCCTGACCGGCGAGACGCCCCCGGCGACGATGGTGTTCCGGATCGTGCCGACCAAGAAGGGAACCCCAGACCATGGTGACCAGCACACCGCGGCGCACGGCTGTCCTGGCGGAGATCGCCGCGAGCGTGGCCGCGCTGCACCCGGACCGCGTCGTGCGGGTGGGCGTGGACGGCGTCGACGGCGCGGGCAAGACGACGTTCGCCGACGAACTCGCCGACGCCCTCGCACCGTCGGGACGGCCGACGATCCGGGCCGGCGTCGACGGGTTCCACCACCCGCGAAGCGTCCGCCACCGGCGGGGCCGGGACTCTCCCGAGGGCTTCTTCCACGATTCCTACGACTACGGGCAGCTGCGCACGTCGCTGCTGGACCCGCTCGGCCCGGCGGGCCACCGCCGGTACCGCACCCGTGCCTTCGACCACGAGACCGACCGACCGGTCGAGCCGACCTGGGCGCTCGCACCCCGGGACGCGATCCTCGTCGTGGACGGGATCTTCCTGCACCGGCCCGAACTGCGCCCGTGCTGGGACTACAGCGTCTTCCTCCACGTCGACTTCACCGTGTCGCTCGGCCGGGCCGCCGCCCGAGGCGACCTGGACCCCGACCCGGCGGCCCCGGCCAACCGGCGCTACGTCCAAGGCCAACTGCTCTACCTGGACCAGTGCCGGCCCCACGACCTCGCGTCCGTCGTGGTCGACAACAACAGCCTCGGCACACCTCGGATCACCCGGCCGACCACCTGACGGGCAGCGCGTCCGGACGGGCAGCGCGTCCGGACGGGCAGCGCGTCCGGACGAGGCAGGTCCGGACGAGGCGGTGTCCGGGAACGACGATGCCCCCGGGATCGCCGGGGGCATCGTCGGGCAGTGCTGGTGCGACTAGCGGGTGCGGGTGATCTTGTTCAGGCCGCGCGGGCTGTCCGGGTCGCCGCCGCGGGCCAGGGCCAACCCGTGGGCCAGCCGCTGGACCGGGAGGATCTCCAGGATCGGCGCGACCTCCTCGGCCGTCTCGGCGACCGGGATGCGCAGCGCCGCCGCCACCTTGTCCGACGCCGAGCCCACCGCGAGCACGTCCGCGCCGCGCCCGTGCACCACGTCCAGGACGTCGTGCATGGCCTCGCCGCCCTTGCCCGCGCTGGTCACCGCGAGCACGGCGGTCTCGCCGTCGACGGCCGCGACCGGCCCGTGCAGCAGGTCCGCGCCGGAGTACGCGCGGGCCGCCAGGTAGCTGGTCTCGGCGAGCTTCAACGCCGACTCCAGCGCGGACGGCAGCGAGTAGCCGCGCCCGGTGGTGAGCACCCGGTCGACGAAGCGGTACCGCTGGACGGCCTCGGCCACCGCGTCCGCCGAGCCGTCCAGGGTGGACTGGGCCAGCTCGCCGATGCCCGCGACCGCCGCGCCGTTGCCGCCGCGGATCGCGTCCACCAGCAGGTAGAGCGCGAGCAGCGTGGCGGAGTAGGTCTTGGTGGCCGCCACGGCCTGCTCCACGCCCGCGCCGACGTCCACGGCCAGTTCGGCCGCGCCGTTGAGCGGGGAGTCGGCGGTGTTGGTCACGGCCACGGTCAGCGCGCCGCGGGCGCGCGCCGACTGGGTGACCTCCAGCAGGTCGGGCGACCCGCCGCTCTGGCTGACCG is a window of Saccharothrix espanaensis DSM 44229 DNA encoding:
- a CDS encoding nucleoside/nucleotide kinase family protein, encoding MVTSTPRRTAVLAEIAASVAALHPDRVVRVGVDGVDGAGKTTFADELADALAPSGRPTIRAGVDGFHHPRSVRHRRGRDSPEGFFHDSYDYGQLRTSLLDPLGPAGHRRYRTRAFDHETDRPVEPTWALAPRDAILVVDGIFLHRPELRPCWDYSVFLHVDFTVSLGRAAARGDLDPDPAAPANRRYVQGQLLYLDQCRPHDLASVVVDNNSLGTPRITRPTT
- a CDS encoding SIS domain-containing protein, translated to MTDHQPGRHMAAEIAQQPAIFADLVSRRSAISAVADAIRERQPRFVLLAARGSSDHAAIYAKYLTEVLLQLPAGLVSPSTTTLYGAQPDLRDVLVVSVSQSGGSPDLLEVTQSARARGALTVAVTNTADSPLNGAAELAVDVGAGVEQAVAATKTYSATLLALYLLVDAIRGGNGAAVAGIGELAQSTLDGSADAVAEAVQRYRFVDRVLTTGRGYSLPSALESALKLAETSYLAARAYSGADLLHGPVAAVDGETAVLAVTSAGKGGEAMHDVLDVVHGRGADVLAVGSASDKVAAALRIPVAETAEEVAPILEILPVQRLAHGLALARGGDPDSPRGLNKITRTR